In Pectobacterium aroidearum, the following are encoded in one genomic region:
- the tesB gene encoding acyl-CoA thioesterase II, giving the protein MSQPLQHLLDLLHLEKLEEGLFRGQSDDLGLRQVFGGQVVGQAMSAAKQTVPVERNIHSFHSYFLLPGDSQKPIIYDVENLRDGNSFSARRVSAIQNGRPIFYMTASFQSHEEGFEHQNVMPEVAPPEALKSEQEIAQDMQHLLPPRFRDKFIQASPIEMRPVKFHNPLKGEVDEPVRHVWCKACGPLPDDKRIHQYLLGYTSDCNFLLTALQPHGVGFLEPGMQVATIDHSMWFHRDFRLDDWLLYTVESTSASGARGFVRGQFYTREGVLVASSVQEGVMRRRQQ; this is encoded by the coding sequence ATGAGTCAACCACTACAACACCTTCTCGACCTCCTGCATTTGGAGAAGCTCGAAGAAGGGCTATTTCGCGGACAAAGCGATGATTTGGGGCTGCGCCAGGTCTTTGGCGGGCAAGTCGTAGGTCAGGCCATGTCAGCCGCCAAACAGACCGTTCCCGTCGAGCGCAACATTCACTCTTTTCACAGCTACTTTTTGCTGCCCGGCGACAGCCAGAAACCGATTATTTATGACGTTGAAAACCTGCGCGATGGCAACAGTTTCAGCGCCAGACGCGTCAGCGCCATCCAGAATGGCCGCCCTATTTTTTATATGACGGCCTCTTTTCAAAGCCATGAAGAAGGATTTGAACACCAGAATGTAATGCCGGAGGTTGCGCCGCCAGAAGCGCTAAAATCCGAGCAGGAAATCGCGCAAGATATGCAGCATCTTCTACCGCCCCGCTTTCGCGACAAATTTATTCAGGCCAGCCCGATTGAGATGCGTCCGGTTAAATTCCATAACCCTTTAAAAGGCGAAGTGGACGAGCCGGTGCGACACGTCTGGTGCAAGGCCTGCGGCCCTCTGCCGGACGATAAGCGTATTCACCAATACCTGCTTGGCTATACGTCTGACTGCAACTTCCTACTCACAGCCTTACAGCCTCATGGCGTTGGCTTTTTGGAACCGGGTATGCAGGTCGCCACGATTGATCACTCGATGTGGTTCCACCGTGATTTCCGGTTAGACGACTGGCTGTTATACACCGTGGAAAGTACCTCTGCATCCGGCGCTCGTGGTTTCGTACGTGGGCAATTCTACACCCGTGAAGGTGTGTTGGTTGCGTCCAGCGTGCAGGAAGGCGTCATGCGTCGCCGCCAGCAGTAA
- the amtB gene encoding ammonium transporter AmtB, which produces MKKLLSSLGLGVAALLPSWAMAATPTIDKADNAFIMICTALVLFMTIPGIALFYGGLIRSKNVLSMMTQVSVTFAMVCILWVVYGYSLAFSEGNAFFGGFSTFMLKGIGIESISGTFYQFVHVAYQASFACITVALIVGAIAERIRFSAVLIFVALWLTFSYLPMTHMVWGGGYLAADGALDFAGGTVVHINAAVAGLVGAYLLGKRAGFGKEAFKPHNLPMVFIGTAILYIGWFGFNAGSAGAANGIAALAFLNTVVATAAAILAWVGGEWMVRGKPSLLGACSGCIAGLVAITPAAGTVGVGGALIIGLAGGVAGLWGVTVLKRWLRVDDPCDVFGVHGVCGIVGCILTGVFTSASLGGTGYAEGVTMAHQVWVQLFSVIVCLVWSGVVAFVAFKVADMIVGLRVPEDQEREGLDVNSHGESAYNQ; this is translated from the coding sequence ATGAAAAAATTACTCTCTTCATTAGGTCTCGGTGTGGCGGCATTACTCCCGTCCTGGGCAATGGCTGCAACACCGACGATTGATAAAGCGGATAACGCTTTTATTATGATTTGTACCGCACTGGTACTCTTTATGACTATACCGGGCATTGCACTGTTTTATGGCGGTCTGATCCGTTCTAAGAACGTTCTGTCCATGATGACGCAGGTGAGCGTAACGTTCGCGATGGTCTGTATCCTGTGGGTGGTTTACGGGTATAGCCTGGCCTTCAGCGAAGGTAACGCCTTCTTCGGTGGTTTCAGCACGTTTATGCTGAAAGGCATCGGAATTGAATCCATTAGCGGAACCTTCTATCAGTTCGTGCACGTGGCGTATCAGGCTTCCTTTGCTTGTATCACCGTTGCGCTGATTGTTGGTGCGATTGCTGAGCGTATCCGCTTCTCTGCTGTGCTGATTTTCGTTGCGCTGTGGCTGACGTTCTCCTACCTGCCGATGACGCACATGGTGTGGGGCGGCGGTTATCTGGCTGCGGATGGCGCGCTGGACTTCGCTGGTGGTACGGTGGTTCACATCAACGCCGCAGTGGCTGGGTTGGTTGGTGCTTACCTGCTGGGCAAACGTGCTGGTTTTGGCAAAGAAGCCTTCAAACCGCATAACCTGCCAATGGTATTTATCGGTACGGCGATTCTGTATATCGGCTGGTTTGGCTTCAACGCTGGTTCCGCCGGTGCCGCGAACGGTATTGCTGCTCTGGCTTTCCTGAACACGGTTGTCGCGACAGCTGCTGCGATTCTGGCATGGGTTGGCGGTGAGTGGATGGTTCGCGGTAAACCTTCTCTGCTGGGCGCATGCTCAGGCTGTATCGCGGGTCTGGTAGCTATCACGCCAGCGGCAGGTACGGTGGGCGTGGGTGGTGCTCTGATCATCGGTCTGGCTGGTGGCGTTGCAGGTCTGTGGGGCGTAACGGTACTGAAAAGATGGCTGCGTGTGGATGACCCTTGTGATGTGTTCGGTGTTCACGGCGTGTGCGGTATCGTTGGTTGTATCCTGACAGGTGTATTCACATCGGCTTCTCTGGGCGGTACTGGCTATGCTGAAGGCGTGACGATGGCGCATCAGGTTTGGGTTCAACTGTTCAGCGTCATTGTTTGTCTGGTGTGGTCCGGCGTGGTGGCATTCGTTGCCTTCAAAGTAGCGGATATGATTGTCGGCCTGCGTGTACCTGAAGATCAAGAGCGCGAAGGTCTGGATGTCAACAGCCATGGCGAGAGTGCTTACAACCAATAA
- the glnK gene encoding P-II family nitrogen regulator yields the protein MKLVTVVIKPFKLEDVREALSSVGIQGLTVTEVKGFGRQKGHAELYRGAEYSVNFLPKVKIDIAIADDQLDEVIDVISKAAYTGKIGDGKIFVAELQRVIRIRTGETDEAAL from the coding sequence ATGAAACTGGTTACTGTGGTGATAAAACCATTCAAGCTGGAAGATGTACGTGAAGCGTTATCTTCTGTCGGCATCCAGGGGCTCACCGTCACTGAGGTGAAAGGATTTGGTCGTCAGAAAGGGCACGCGGAACTCTACCGCGGCGCAGAATACAGCGTTAACTTTTTACCCAAGGTAAAAATTGATATCGCGATTGCAGATGACCAACTGGACGAAGTGATCGATGTTATCAGTAAAGCCGCGTACACCGGAAAAATTGGTGACGGCAAAATTTTTGTCGCCGAGCTGCAAAGAGTTATCCGTATTCGTACGGGTGAAACTGACGAAGCTGCACTTTAA